A genomic segment from Syntrophotalea acetylenivorans encodes:
- a CDS encoding OB-fold nucleic acid binding domain-containing protein — translation MKEFKSLSTIEKLGAIGSIASIVGLVVTIYSCNPKSNTIPLNETKSFDFSKGGISLDLNLTEYFEKLRSYQDNFALRDQFLETVKDRTVIWSGPVTDIQKSNNGQIYITIKNEQGYGELAFFIFPENYEFIRFTLGKGQKVLCQGTIKEHHNESPVLVGHSLVNKETQQSNQPDRK, via the coding sequence ATGAAGGAATTCAAAAGCTTGTCAACGATTGAAAAATTAGGTGCAATTGGATCTATCGCCTCAATTGTAGGTCTAGTTGTAACAATTTATTCATGCAACCCAAAGTCAAACACAATCCCATTAAACGAAACGAAAAGTTTCGATTTTTCAAAAGGTGGAATAAGCCTCGACCTGAATTTAACCGAATACTTTGAAAAACTTCGATCTTATCAAGATAACTTTGCGTTAAGGGATCAATTTTTAGAAACAGTCAAGGACAGGACCGTAATTTGGAGCGGCCCCGTTACGGATATTCAAAAAAGCAACAATGGCCAAATATACATAACGATAAAGAATGAACAAGGTTATGGAGAGTTGGCTTTTTTCATATTTCCAGAAAATTACGAATTTATAAGATTCACCCTGGGAAAGGGGCAAAAAGTATTGTGCCAAGGAACAATAAAAGAACACCATAATGAATCCCCCGTTTTAGTAGGGCATTCTCTTGTAAATAAAGAAACCCAACAGTCAAACCAACCGGACAGAAAATAA
- a CDS encoding phospholipase A, translated as MKILAKSFHGASKTVMIIVGLLLLLPASALAQDGLTPLFRFPSLQVQAGSELRLKVYFHNESDADFLGELPQSLALRFQDNGQKAVLVTAVEIESSPEQKIAPGEFIAKDYRLEIPNHYLGAVEVALAESPETAVLLSVKTSLPQPEQDAAVEVADTNQEDQKKQEGQEKQDHYPSLESLHSLYQPYVVNLSAYEPMFFLVGSDPEKSKFQISFKYRLFNPAGSLSQTFPWLRGLHFAYTQTSFWDLSSESAPFLDTSYKPGLFLLSSNWKNRPDWLQGFFVQAGVQHESNGRGEEFSRSTNMAYIEPIFVFFDPQTVLGLQLRPRFMMYIDNDDDTNPDLADYRGHAELEVKFGKASGLVSKTLLGFAEKGVSVQTDLTYPISKLLKSNFDIFFHLQYTNALAESLINYQKRSESLRLGVSFVR; from the coding sequence ATGAAGATACTCGCAAAGTCTTTCCACGGCGCTAGCAAGACCGTCATGATCATTGTCGGTCTGCTCTTGCTCTTGCCTGCCTCGGCGTTGGCTCAGGATGGTTTGACGCCGCTTTTCAGGTTCCCGTCACTGCAGGTGCAGGCAGGATCAGAGCTGCGACTGAAGGTTTACTTCCACAACGAAAGCGATGCGGATTTTCTGGGAGAGTTGCCGCAGAGCCTCGCGCTTCGTTTTCAAGACAATGGACAGAAGGCCGTATTGGTGACCGCGGTTGAAATTGAATCCTCCCCTGAACAGAAGATCGCGCCTGGAGAATTTATTGCCAAGGATTATCGCCTGGAAATTCCGAACCATTATCTTGGAGCGGTGGAGGTTGCGTTGGCGGAGTCCCCGGAAACGGCCGTATTGCTCAGCGTGAAAACCTCTTTGCCGCAACCGGAGCAGGATGCTGCCGTCGAGGTGGCTGATACGAATCAAGAGGACCAGAAGAAACAGGAGGGCCAGGAAAAACAGGACCATTACCCGAGCCTGGAAAGCCTGCACAGTCTCTACCAGCCTTATGTCGTCAACCTCTCGGCTTACGAGCCGATGTTTTTCCTGGTCGGCAGTGATCCGGAAAAAAGCAAGTTTCAGATCAGTTTCAAATACCGCCTTTTCAACCCGGCCGGCTCGCTCTCGCAAACCTTCCCCTGGTTGCGCGGTCTGCACTTCGCCTACACACAAACTTCGTTCTGGGATCTGTCGTCAGAATCCGCGCCGTTTTTGGATACCAGCTATAAGCCCGGCCTTTTCCTCCTCTCCAGTAATTGGAAAAACCGCCCTGACTGGTTGCAGGGGTTTTTTGTTCAGGCTGGCGTGCAGCATGAATCGAATGGGCGCGGAGAAGAATTCTCGCGCAGCACCAACATGGCTTATATCGAGCCGATCTTTGTGTTTTTCGACCCGCAAACGGTTCTCGGCTTGCAGCTCAGACCAAGATTCATGATGTATATCGACAATGATGACGACACTAATCCTGATCTGGCTGATTATCGCGGTCATGCCGAGCTTGAGGTCAAATTTGGCAAGGCCAGTGGTCTGGTGTCAAAAACCCTGCTGGGATTTGCGGAAAAAGGTGTGTCTGTGCAGACCGATTTGACCTACCCGATTTCCAAATTGTTAAAGAGTAATTTTGATATCTTTTTTCACCTGCAGTACACCAATGCCCTGGCTGAAAGCCTGATCAACTATCAAAAACGTTCTGAATCGCTGCGGCTCGGTGTTTCTTTTGTGCGTTAA
- a CDS encoding ZIP family metal transporter produces MAEILTLILLTGAAGACIPIGGAISSVENFRPNWLEKEFRHFVIAFGGGILLGAVSVVLVPQGLLSMENSMLAIPIMLAGGVVFFVIEKTLGLRRRESPQLMGMVLDYVPEAIALGGLVAVASPLSSLLAFLIGLQNLPEGFNAYRELKKQNHVSTRKTLLIMVLLVPLGPLAGLFGYFFLSGHEAILGGIMLFASGGIIYLIFQDIAPQSRLEKHWAPPIGAVFGFCLALFSAMLVDNP; encoded by the coding sequence ATGGCTGAAATACTCACATTGATACTTTTGACTGGTGCTGCTGGGGCATGTATCCCAATAGGCGGTGCAATCTCCAGTGTTGAGAATTTTCGGCCGAATTGGCTTGAGAAAGAATTCAGGCATTTCGTAATTGCATTTGGTGGTGGAATATTGCTGGGCGCTGTATCTGTAGTATTGGTTCCACAAGGGCTATTGAGTATGGAAAACTCAATGCTAGCGATACCTATAATGTTGGCCGGTGGGGTTGTGTTTTTTGTTATAGAGAAAACTCTAGGTTTGAGGCGTAGGGAGTCACCGCAATTAATGGGAATGGTGCTTGATTACGTGCCAGAAGCTATTGCGCTAGGTGGGTTGGTCGCGGTTGCTTCCCCCCTTTCTTCCCTGCTTGCATTTTTGATTGGGCTTCAAAATCTGCCAGAAGGCTTTAATGCCTACCGAGAACTAAAAAAACAAAACCATGTTAGTACAAGAAAAACACTATTAATAATGGTATTGCTGGTTCCGCTAGGTCCACTTGCCGGGTTGTTTGGGTATTTCTTTCTTTCAGGCCATGAGGCCATACTGGGCGGAATAATGCTCTTTGCGTCCGGTGGAATTATTTATCTCATCTTTCAAGATATAGCACCGCAATCTAGGTTGGAAAAACATTGGGCCCCACCAATTGGTGCAGTCTTTGGGTTCTGTCTAGCTCTTTTTAGTGCAATGTTGGTAGATAATCCCTAA